One Salvia splendens isolate huo1 chromosome 1, SspV2, whole genome shotgun sequence genomic window, AGACTTCCCATAAGTGCCCAGTCAACCCTTTTTACCTGTCTACTGGAGAGAGTTAGGCATtagtagtggaatgtcgtccactaCAAATGCCTCCATTCCTTCTCTGTATGGTTTAACCCTATGCCCATTCACTATGAAAGAAGGTGAATCAGGATCGCCACCTTGGAGTTCGATTGCTCCATTCGCTCGGATGGCGATAATGGTATAAGGACCTATCCACCTAGATCTGAGCTTTCCTGGCATCAATTTCAGTCTGGATTGAAACAACAAAACTTTCTGGCCTATCTTTAGTTCCTTCTTGCGAAGGTTtttatcatgccacattttcgtcttttctttgtaccacatggcagagtcaTAGGCGTCCAGGCGAAGCTCTTCCAGCTCCTGTAACTGCATTCTCCTTTCTGCAGCTCCAACCTCggtattcatattcatttccttgATCGCCCAGTATGCTTGATGTTCAACCCCCCACCGGCAGATGTCACATCTTCCCAAATACCATTCTATATGGGGACATTCCAATAGGCGTTTTGAACGCTGTCCTGTAGGCCCAGAGTGCGTCCTCCAGTCGacggctccagtctttcctagTGGGATTGACCGTCTTCTCTAGAATCGCTTTGATTTCTCTATTAGAGATTTCAGCCTGACCATTGGATTATGGGTGATAAGGTGTGGATAGgcggtggtggactccatattttCACATTAGAGCTTCGATAGTTCTGTTGACGAAATGATTCCCTTGGTCAGAAATAATAGCCCGTGGCACTCCGTATCGGGTAAATATGTTAGATTTCAAAAACTTTACCACTTCTCTGGACTCACACGTCCTAGTTGCCTTCGCCTCgatccatttggacacatagtccactgccaccagtattagggctggcaaatcgtgcggattgggtcgttatcgggtcaacctgataatgacccaacccaataatgcctaacctgaacccgacctgttaaggaaactgtaaatccgaacacgaacccgacctgctaccttcaaatccaaacacgacccgcacccgacacgaacccgttatcgacacgatataatatgggttgacacgacacgataacaacccgaacctgatattacacgattaaaacctaatattacacaattaaaccttaatttttaacctaatttacataattaaaattcgttttatactattaaaacctaatttataagaaattaaaaattaaagtaatatatattttttaaaataataataaaaataataataatatttcttaatgggttacccgtatccgacccgcatccgaaccgaacccaacccgaaattatcgagttcttaatgggtcaatctgataaggacacggatccaataagacttgaccccaacccaataatttcatgcggattcgtgtcggattatcgtgtcgtgtcgaaaattgccagccctaaccAGTATGTAGAGATTACCTTCAGATGCGCGAAAGGGTCCCACGAAGTCCATTACCCATACATCGAATATTTCACAGACAGTAATGGGGATCTGAGGCATCTCGTCTCTAGTAGATATTCCTCCAGTAAGTTGACATCGAGGGCACTTCTTGCAGAATTCATAAGCATCTCTATGGATAGATGGCCAATTAAACCCACTATCAAGTATTTTCCTTGCTGTTTTCTTTGGCCCAAAATGACCCCCACAAGCTAGTGTGTGACAGTGGATCATTACGTCTTCTTGCTTCCATTCTGGTAAACAGCGTCAGATTACTTGATCTGCCCCCATTTTCCATTGGtaaggatcatcccaatagaagtatcgggAATCGCTTTTAAGCTTTAACTTCTGTGCTCTTGAAATTTCGTCACTTCTGGGTAACTCCCCTGTTACCAAGTAATTAGCCATGTCCGCGAACCATGGCTCCTTCCTCGTGTTCTGTCCTTTGCTTCCTTGGTTGGCTTGAGCAATTTCTTCTGCTTGGTTGATCCACTGGCGCTCTGGTATTGACTTGATCAGGCAGAGATGCTCTTCAGGAAAAGCCTCTGGAATGGCTTCACCATTATCTTCTTGCAGAATTCGACTTAGGtgatctgccaccttgttctcacatcctttcttatccactgcttcccaatcaaactcctgtagaaggagtaCCCATCTAATCAACCGCGGCTTTTACTCTTTCTTTGCCAAgaggtatttgatggccgcaTGATCTGTATAGACAATCGCCTTAGACCCAAGCAGGTAAGGCCTGAACTTCTCAAATGCAAAGACTACtgatagcatctccttttcggtcacATCATAGTTCTTTTGTGCCTGATTTAGAGTTTTGGAGGCGTAAAAAATGATGAAACTTTTCCCTTCGATTTTTTGACCTAATACcgcccccacagcatagtcactagcatcgcacatcatctcaaaggggtgattccagtcgggAGTGTGTATTATTGGAGAGCTTATTAATCAGTCCTTCAGAAACTGGAATGCGGCCTTGCAGGCATCTGAGAATTCAAATTCTACATCGTTCTGGAGAAGTCTTGTTAGAGGCAGGGCTATCTTTGCGAAATCTTTGATGAATCTCCTGTAGAACCCAGCGTGCCCTAAAAAGGCTCGGATCTCCTTCTGGTTGGTAGGATATGGGAGTTTTGCAATGACTGCTACCTTTGCTGGGTCGACCTCTATTCCCCTGCTTGATACTATGTGGCCCAGAACTATTCCTTCagtaaccataaaatggcatttctcgaagttcagaACTAAATCCTTCTGGCGGCATCTTTCCAATACCTGGCGGCATCTTTCCAATACCCTGTTCAGACTATGCAGCTCTTGATCAAAATCATCCCTATACACagtgaaatcgtccatgaagatctcaatacAATCTTCCAACAGATCcgagaaaatgctcatcatacatctttgGAAAGTGTCCGGAGCATTGCAGTGGCCAaagggcatcctcctgtaagcgtaaGTGCCAAAGGGGCAGCTAAACGTCATCTTTTCTTGGTCATCTGGGTTTACAGCGATCTGGAAATAGCCACTATAACCATCCAGGAAACTGAAGTACTGTTTCCCTGCCAACTTGTCCagcatttgatcaatgaacggcagagggaagtgatctttCTTTGTGGCTTGGTTCAGCGTCctatagtctatgcacattctccacccagtaactggcCTTGTCGGGATTAATtcgtttttctcatttttcaccACTTGAATCCCTCACTTCTTAGGcaccatgtgtactgggctgACCCAATTACTGTCGGGAATGGAATAGATAATTCCGATTGAAACCAGCTTGACAATTTCTTtcagcacctcttccctcatgttggggttgagttttcgTTGTTGGTCGCGGTGTGGCTTGGCTCCTTCCTCCAGCCGGATATGATGCATACACAAATCCGGGCTAATTCCCACCAAGTCTGTCAGCTTCCAGCCGATAGTCTTCTGATTCCTTCGTAATACTTCCAATAACTTGTCTTCCTGCCCTTGGGTCAATCGACTGTTTATAATAACGGGCATAGTTTTGTCTTCTCCCAGGAAGGCGTACTTTAGATGCATGGGAAGGGGTTTCAACTCCTTCGCGGGTTTTGGCTCTTCGGTGGGCAGAGGGTTTTCTGCATCTTCATCACCCAGTGGCTTTCCTTGATCAAACTGTTTTGCTAGGCTGGATACTTGAGTTGTCTTACCCGACCCAGTTGGCCTTGGATGTTCGCAAAATTCTGTTATTGCTTCTGTGACGGCTTGGTCGTTCATTTCTCCAACCTTATTTGTCTCAAACCACTCTTCTACTTCCTTTTCGACCTCTTCATCTACAGCGGAGTCCATGAACTGCCTATTTAAAAATTCTTCTTCCAAAAACTCCTATACCAAGGGCTCAGTTACATCCACGGAATACACGTTCTTTCCGTCGGCTGGCCTTTTTATGGCCTCATCGATATTGAATGTATACTGCCCTCCCTTGAAGTCCAGACTGATCGTCCCATTGCGGACGTCTATGATAGTGCTGGTCGTGGACAAGAATGGTCGTCCCAGTAGGACTCCACTCGACTCTTTTGCCGTGGGTTCTGTCATCTTGATTACgaaaaaatcagctgggtataGAAAGTTATTCACCTTTATAATAACATCTTCCAGAATTCCTTCGGGATGAATACATGATCTGTCGGCCAACTGTATCATTATATCTGTGTCGACTAGCTTGGCCTCTCCCAGCTTCCGATAGATAGAGTATGGCAGAACGTTGATAGATGCCCCCAAGTCGCACATGGCGTGCTCTACCTGAATGTCTCTGATTgaaattgggagtgtgaacaTTCCTGGATCAGTTTTCTTGGAGGGGAGGTCACTTCTCTGGATTACGGCAGAGACGTTCTCATCTGTAATCAGTCTCCCTTCCTCATTGACCTTTCCTGCCAGGTAGTCTTTAATGAACATACTGATCGGAGGCATTTTTAATGCCGTTAAGAGCGGTACCTTTACATCCACGTCCTTGAACATGCTTGCCACATCGATTGCGGCATCTTTTTTTCTTGTCACCATTCCACGGTACGGATAAGGCTTAACCCTTTCAGTTTCTTCCTTCTGACCTCCTTTCGAGGCCTCTCCTCCCACCTTTTCCTTGCCTCTTTCTTCCACTTGACCACCTCTACTGGATTCTCCCTCTTCCTCACGGCTTGGTCCAGAATCAGTTTGTGGAGATATCGCAGGATGGCTGGGGCCTTGGTAGACCTTCCCTGACCGCAGAGATACTTCACTAATATTCTCATGACCAGGTGGTTGCATAGTGGCTTCATTTCCCTTTATCTTTCCCAACGATACTGCAACTTGAGAGATTTGTTTCGTCAGCATTTCCAACGCCACCCGTTGCTCTTTTTGAGCCTCCTGGATTTCTCGCATTGCATCATTTGGATGGTGTGGTACCAATATTTCTGCGTGGCTTTCGTTGGGGTATCTGTTGTATCTTTGATTTGGAGGTCCTCCACTATAGTTGGGCTGCGGGTAGTCAGGTTGCCCGTAGTGTTCTTGCTGATATCGCGGCTGGTTGTACTGTCGATTTCCAGGGTGCTGATTTCCCCGTAGGTGTGGTGGGATATGGTTGTTCGGCTGTCTTCCCTAGTTGATAAACTGAGTGCCTTGTTGTTTGTACCCCCAATttccttcctgttgtcggcttgtccagttaggctgtcctccacttgaccagttcccttgaggtccacttgaccaacctgTCTGACCTCCTTGCATTctattccctccagtgtttggtctatccaagATTCGAGCTGGCCAGTTGGACTACCCGTTAGAGGGTTGTACCTgttgtggttggctttgattgtGATAagtccatctgaagttggggtggtccctccacggagcatctctctacttcccctggatccagttgccatttgtgttccagtggcctacggcgtttacttgctctacctcaaggggaaactcgcagtaatagtaatgatgctcttctggcAGTGGCGgctgcggcacatactgtgtctccttcggtgcaggcggtggcggcggtttcattttttctactgcttccagcaatttcttctccatctgctcaaatcgagcatccagcttttcatcattgcgcgcctcatctgcgtgcactgctcctcttctgtactgccctcgagatgtttcatacgaccgcttagcctcaatcagtctctccaaaatattcttagcttggctaaaaagggtttatgagaaatccccttgtgctgcgaggttgaggtcgttcttgctgtccaccgtaAGTTCGGCATataagatcgagtagatctccttctctcccaacttgtggttagggcatgcttgaagcagcccttggaacctatcccagtactggccgaggggctcgtcatactcctgtctggcttctttaatttcccttttcagggcacttattttttatgttggaaagaaacgatcgaggaatatcatacGGAACTCAGCCCacgtcctgatggatccttccggcaccttgacagccagacacccgcatcgcccttcGAAAGGAAGGGAATAGCcttaagcctgtaatcttcggacgtggatccagctggcacgggctgaatatcacagtatctgcAGAATTCTTCAAGGAAAGCAtacggacattccttcgaaGGGCCATAGAAATGGGAaaaaacggccagtactcctgatttgattgcgatggtccgcattcgaggagtagcggcgatggcatgtgtgggctctctctcatcatgagcgtgtagagagCCGATTCCCTAGTCGTCAGCGACAACAACAATCTCTGCTTCCATTCGTtcaggtggtggtggttgtgttttctgctcggtggcggctgctgcttctaatgcggctctgcGATGAGTGATgacaacgccggcttcctggactctccactgagtgtt contains:
- the LOC121748697 gene encoding uncharacterized protein LOC121748697, translating into MREIQEAQKEQRVALEMLTKQISQVAVSLGKIKGNEATMQPPGHENISEVSLRSGKVYQGPSHPAISPQTDSGPSREEEGESSRGGQVEERGKEKVGGEASKGGQKEETERVKPYPYRGMVTRKKDAAIDVASMFKDVDVKVPLLTALKMPPISMFIKDYLAGKVNEEGRLITDENVSAVIQRSDLPSKKTDPGMFTLPISIRDIQVEHAMCDLGASINVLPYSIYRKLGEAKLVDTDIMIQLADRSCIHPEGILEDVIIKVNNFLYPADFFVIKMTEPTAKESSGVLLGRPFLSTTSTIIDVRNGTISLDFKGGQYTFNIDEAIKRPADGKNVYSVDVTEPLV